The proteins below come from a single Aquarana catesbeiana isolate 2022-GZ linkage group LG12, ASM4218655v1, whole genome shotgun sequence genomic window:
- the LOC141113790 gene encoding ADP-ribosylation factor-like protein 11 codes for MGSLVSRVQGFCGRRTITEALVVMFGMDGGGKTTILYRLKLNKVVQTIPTIGHNAESLDIVDDVPLLVWDVGLGAKGWPLLRHYLSGCNGFVFVVDSTDTEIFQEAKENLFMVLNFTEIVDIPFIVLANKQDLEGACSPSEVALYLDLERIQYNKWAVFGCSGLTGEGVKEALEKLCTMIKEHRSL; via the coding sequence ATGGGCAGCCTGGTGAGCAGGGTTCAGGGCTTCTGTGGAAGGAGGACTATAACAGAAGCATTAGTTGTAATGTTCGGAATGGATGGAGGAGGGAAGACTACGATTCTCTACAGACTGAAGTTGAACAAAGTGGTGCAAACAATACCAACAATTGGACATAATGCGGAGTCCTTGGACATTGTAGATGACGTGCCACTCTTGGTATGGGATGTTGGCCTGGGAGCGAAGGGTTGGCCTTTGTTGAGACACTATTTATCCGGTTGTAATGGCTTTGTGTTTGTGGTGGACAGTACAGACACTGAAATATTCCAAGAAGCCAAGGAAAACCTGTTTATGGTATTAAACTTTACAGAAATTGTGGACATACCATTCATTGTACTGGCCAACAAGCAAGATCTGGAGGGTGCTTGTTCCCCTTCCGAAGTGGCACTATATCTTGATCTGGAGAGGATTCAATATAATAAGTGGGCCGTATTTGGCTGCAGTGGGCTTACTGGAGAAGGGGTTAAAGAGGCTCTAGAGAAATTGTGCACAATGATAAAGGAGCACAGATCGCTATAA